The proteins below are encoded in one region of Salmo salar chromosome ssa02, Ssal_v3.1, whole genome shotgun sequence:
- the LOC123732060 gene encoding zinc finger protein 239 has product MSSLSYSPPAKEAEVRWTEKEGMWLNIVVKEEKEEEENVSVKKEVEGEAVTVKEEVSVKEEEEDVTVKEEEEDVTVKEEEEKEVDAVFGVKEEDEITVTLGEEEEEQEEKTGDLINTRERPDSHSDSGKSPSGEPDPEMPKPARKHHCSLCGKSFTKLGNLKAHEIIHTGEKPYHCSQCGKSFTWIGNWKTHEKIHTEGRKTFHCSQCGKSFTKSGSLKMHERIHTGEKPYHCSYCEKSFRWLVTLKTHENTHTGAKPYQCSLCGKSFTQLGGLNRHDRTHSGGDKTYHCSHCGKRFNRLRHLNKHERIHTQEEKTYHCSHCGKTFSQSEDLKSHERIERLCSDLCF; this is encoded by the exons atgagttcactaagctattctcctcctgctaaagaagcggAGGTCCGTTGGACGGAGAAGGAGGGTAtgtggctgaacattgtcgtgaaagaagagaaggaagaggaggagaatgtCTCGGTAAaaaaagaagtagagggtgaggctgttacagtgaaagaagaagtttcagtgaaagaagaggaggaggatgttactgtgaaagaagaggaggaggatgttactgtgaaagaagaggaagagaaagaggtggATGcggtttttggagtgaaagaggaggatgagatTACCGTTACAttgggggaggaggaagaagaacaaGAAGAGAAAACcggagatctgattaacacca gagagagaccagactctcactctgacagcgggaagagtccttcaggggaaccagacccagagaTGCCCAAACCAGCAAGAAAACACCACTGTTccctctgtggaaagagttttacaaaGTTAGGCAACCTGAAAGCGCATGAgataatacacacaggagagaaaccttaccactgctcccaatgtggaaagagttttacctggATAGGGAACTGGAAAACACATGAGAAAATACACACAGAAGGGAGGAAGACTTTCCACTGctcccaatgtggaaagagttttaccaagtCAGGGTCCCTGAAaatgcatgagagaatacacacaggagagaagccttaccactgttccTATTGTGAAAAGAGTTTTAGGTGGTTAGTGACCCTGAAAACGCATGAGAATACCCACACAGGAGCAAAGCCCTACCAATGCTccctgtgtggaaagagttttacccagttaggAGGCCTGAATAGACATGACAGGACACACTCAGGAGGAGATAAGACCTAccactgctcccactgtggaaagagatTTAACCGGTTAAGACATCTGAATAAGCATGAAAGAatacatacacaggaggagaagacataccactgctctcattgtggaaagacattttcccagtcagaggacctgaaatcacatgagagaatagagaggctgtgttctgacttatgtttttga